The Pontiella agarivorans genome includes a window with the following:
- a CDS encoding AraC family transcriptional regulator: MKLAYEHIRKDVGTSFYAHRFEDRDFVHSYHVHEEAELIYIKAGRGRLVAGDYSGRFEAGELFLFGENLPHAFFSDTLQEKQPQRVCSLYVQFRPSCLGEHFFDLPEMEDLRRVLAKSKRGLKFSGFDSRRIEALFDDVLQARPVRRIACFIEIQDEISRCRNRMLASRQYLRAEVHHDSERLNRAIDYIHRKFTEAVTLDEIAAAAHLSPEAFSRFFKKYMGIPFIEYVIQLRLSEACRMLLETDLPITEIAFSVGFRNLSNFNRQFLKHKGSSPRDFRKVER, encoded by the coding sequence ATGAAACTGGCCTATGAACATATCCGAAAAGATGTGGGAACCTCTTTTTATGCCCATCGGTTTGAGGACCGGGACTTTGTGCACTCCTATCATGTTCATGAAGAGGCGGAGCTGATTTATATTAAAGCCGGGCGGGGCCGCCTGGTGGCAGGCGATTATTCCGGGCGTTTCGAAGCCGGTGAGCTTTTTCTGTTTGGAGAAAATCTGCCGCATGCCTTTTTCAGCGATACCCTGCAGGAGAAGCAGCCGCAGCGGGTGTGCTCGTTATATGTTCAATTTCGGCCCAGCTGTCTGGGGGAGCATTTTTTTGATCTGCCCGAGATGGAGGACCTTCGCCGGGTTTTGGCCAAATCGAAGCGGGGACTTAAATTTTCCGGTTTTGATTCCCGGCGAATTGAGGCCCTGTTTGACGATGTGCTGCAGGCCCGGCCGGTCCGACGGATTGCCTGTTTTATTGAGATTCAGGATGAAATTTCGAGGTGCCGAAACCGGATGCTGGCCTCCCGTCAATATTTACGTGCCGAGGTGCATCATGACAGTGAACGGCTGAACCGGGCCATTGATTATATTCACCGGAAGTTTACTGAGGCGGTTACGCTTGATGAAATCGCTGCCGCCGCCCATTTGTCACCGGAGGCATTCAGTCGTTTTTTCAAAAAATATATGGGCATTCCATTCATCGAATATGTCATTCAGCTTCGTCTGAGTGAGGCCTGCCGGATGCTGCTCGAAACAGATCTGCCGATCACGGAAATTGCTTTTTCGGTGGGTTTTCGAAATCTGTCGAATTTTAATCGGCAGTTCCTGAAACACAAAGGGAGCTCGCCCCGGGATTTCCGGAAAGTTGAGCGTTAA